The Pseudoxanthomonas sp. CF385 sequence GGTCAGGCCGCGCACCTGCACGCCACCGCCTTCGGCAGAGAAATGCTCCGGATCGCCGACCGTCAGGAAGCGGTCGATGGTCACGCCGGGAATACGCGACAGCGTTTCCGTGACGCTGCGGTCCGGCAACGCGCCGATGTCGAGCGCGGTGACCGAGTCGACGAACGTGTCGGCGTCGCGCTTGATGTCCTGCGCCCTGTAGACGGAGCCGCGGATACCGGTGACGACGACCGCATCGAGTTCGGTGGTCTTCTCGCCGTCCTTCGCTTCCGGCGCGGCTTCCTGCGCGAACGCGGGCGCGGACAGCAACAGGGCGATGCCGAGGGCGAGGACGGTGGGTTGCAGGGGGCGGCCGGCGGAACGGCCCGCACGGGGCCCAGCCGCGGTGCGGCGCTGACGCGTTGACATGGATGTTCCCTCCCAGGACACATGACAAACGATTGAGTTGTGGTCCCGCCGGGGCGTCTTCGCGCCCTGTGGCCGGATGAAGCGGTGACGCCGGCAGCGCCCGGCTGCGGTGTCGTTACATCGGTCTTTCCCGTGGGACGCCGCGGCATCCGGGGCCTTGCGGCCGGTGCCTGGCGATCACCTGGCGGCCGTGGGACCGCCTTCCTGTGACTGCGGCGGGAGCATAGGCGGCGCTGACATGCCGTACCAATGAAATATTGATCACCAGCTATATCCAACCCGAATAGGTCTTCGGGCTCAGTCGGCCCCGTCGCCGCGACCGGGCGGCACCGTGCCTGTCGGGGAGGGCTCCAGGTCGGCATACAGGCGACGGGCTGTGGCGCGCAATGCGTCCAGCACCCGCTCGGCGCCCGGCGACAGCAACTGGTCGCGGCGACGGACGATGCCGAAGAACTCCATGCGCACGCCCAGTTCGATCGGCAGCACGCACATCTGCCCCGTCTGCAGGTACGGGCCCACCGATTCGGCCGGCAGCGCGGTCAGCAGGTCGCTGTGCCGCAGCAGGTGGATGATCACCGGCAGCGATGCGGTTTCCACGATGTTCTGCGGCGGCGGCTGGCCGTGCTCGAGGAACACCGCGTCCAGGCGCGAACGCAGCACGCTGGCGGCCGGCGGCATGATCCAGCCGTAGTCGGCGAGATCGGCATGGGTGATGCGCGGACGCCGGGTGAGCGGGTGCCCCGCACGCACGATGACCGCGTGCGGTTCGTCGGCCAGCGGCTCGAAATCCAGCTCGCCGGCGCCTTCCGGGCCCATGATGCGGCCGACCACGATATCCAGCTGGCCGTCCAGCAGCTTG is a genomic window containing:
- a CDS encoding LysR substrate-binding domain-containing protein; this encodes MVHPTTGWFGATRLKTRHLSLLLHLYEQRSVLRAAEAANMTQPAASKLLAEMESLLGVPLFERHARGVEPTWYGQVLIRRARSALSEIGRAHDEIAALRSGRMGQAAIGTVVNPGTTLVPQAIAAVKRDFPDILIKVEMDYSRPLVAKLLDGQLDIVVGRIMGPEGAGELDFEPLADEPHAVIVRAGHPLTRRPRITHADLADYGWIMPPAASVLRSRLDAVFLEHGQPPPQNIVETASLPVIIHLLRHSDLLTALPAESVGPYLQTGQMCVLPIELGVRMEFFGIVRRRDQLLSPGAERVLDALRATARRLYADLEPSPTGTVPPGRGDGAD